The proteins below are encoded in one region of Triticum aestivum cultivar Chinese Spring chromosome 1B, IWGSC CS RefSeq v2.1, whole genome shotgun sequence:
- the LOC123149185 gene encoding trimethylguanosine synthase, protein MAATAAEEPRRDVDGELSGAPAVGLDPGPGSRDAAPAPEPTAMPSPAEGSSSMKKLGKLFRLTEVHLWDDFYVKPHDWRAAETAGSNGSQTAKTRNKAAKQTDEDHSFVEDMELASLMGSLGLPVSFSTRKEKKKTPAKGKHQGRQAPYEAASTPMDDNVRICTHSEELEQVQESMDCMEQTNSCVSSRAAAGYSEVYHGDVDKTLGEDSINQCEPNGNMSSPVKSGSPVQENQAADSSMQLNEVMLGQHSVDDESIMSCDELCHEEKSSEREDKISGETPPTSHDNNDPCPAEPSPVNNHVENSGSGFYYECGDWQVLWDQFYSQYYYYNIQTQESTWDPPQGLEDFVSYCSTYSSQGIDEQVSQLTSTLVEEHNKINAELDKSSGVLSCVKHYISQPDEDAVQYGANASPRDNGETTFDQAGDNSHLDEQRHDLYNEAQSLSDITDKESIYPSAIATINEVQDAENMQNDSSVAELLEVNQEATTTKKKKRVRISQSSHSCQDLAENISNDIAKYWNQRYSLFSLFDSGIKMDEEGWFSVTPEPIAKHHASRVGAGTLIDCFTGVGGNTIQFATKCKHVVAVDIDPQKIDCAQHNATVYGVNDHIDFIIGDFIHIAPHLKGETVFMSPPWGGPDYAKVDVYDIKTMLKPCDGYHLFKVATAIASRVVMFLPRNSDLDQLADMCLSVDPPWAVEVEKNYLNGKLKAITAYFEEQGSVDENCIFREQRR, encoded by the exons atggcggccacggcggccgaggAGCCCCGACGGGACGTCGACGGCGAGCTGAG CGGCGCGCCCGCCGTCGGGCTCGACCCCGGCCCAGGGTCGCGTGACGCGGCGCCGGCCCCCGAACCCACGGCGATGCCATCGCCGGCGGAGGGGTCCTCGTCGATGAAAAAGCTGGGGAAGCTCTTCAGGCTCACCGAAGTGCACCTCTG GGATGATTTTTATGTGAAGCCTCACGATTGGCGTGCTGCTGAGACGGCTGGTTCCAAT GGATCTCAAACAGCTAAAACCCGCAACAAAGCAGCCAAACAGACAGATGAAG ACCATTCATTTGTTGAAGATATGGAGTTGGCTAGTCTCATGGGTTCTTTGGGGCTTCCTGTCTCATTCAGCACAAGGAAAGAG AAAAAGAAGACACCTGCCAAGGGTAAGCATCAAGGACGACAAGCACCATATGAAGCGGCAAGTACTCCAATGGATGATAATGTAAGGATATGCACACATTCTGAAGAACTGGAACAAGTTCAGGAGTCGATGGATTGCATGGAGCAAACAAACTCATGCGTTTCATCTAGGGCTGCTGCGGGTTACAGTGAAGTCTACCATGGTGATGTTGACAAGACGCTTGGTGAAGACAGTATTAATCAGTGTGAACCAAATGGTAACATGAGCAGTCCAGTAAAATCAGGCTCTCCTGTTCAAGAAAATCAAGCTGCGGACAGTTCTATGCAGTTGAACGAAGTGATGCTGGGGCAACATTCTGTTGATGATGAATCTATAATGTCCTGTGATGAACTTTGTCATGAAGAAAAATCATCTGAAAGAGAAGATAAAATATCTGGGGAGACTCCACCCACGTCCCATGATAATAATGATCCATGTCCAGCAGAACCATCTCCTGTTAATAATCATGTTGAAAACTCTGGCTCTGGTTTTTACTATGAATGCGGAGATTGGCAGGTTCTTTGGGATCAGTTCTATAGTCAGTATTACTATTACAACATCCAGACACAGGAATCTACATGGGATCCCCCTCAAGGATTGGAGGATTTTGTATCATATTGTAGCACATATTCATCTCAAGGGATAGATGAACAAGTATCACAATTGACAAGCACACTTGTGGAAGAACACAATAAAATCAATGCAGAGCTTGACAAATCATCTGGAGTCTTATCCTGTGTCAAGCATTATATCTCACAACCTGATGAAGATGCTGTACAATATGGAGCTAACGCGAGCCCACGTGACAATGGAGAAACAACATTTG ATCAGGCTGGTGACAACAGCCATCTAGATGAGCAGAGGCATGATCTTTACAATGAAGCACAAAGTTTATCAGACATTACTGATAAAGAGTCGATATATCCAAG TGCGATAGCTACCATCAATGAAGTACAAGATGCTGAAAATATGCAGAATGATAGTTCAGTGGCTGAACTGTTAGAAGTGAACCAGGAAGCTACCACCACCAAAAAGAAAAAGAGAGTAAGGATATCTCAATCGT CTCATTCATGTCAGGACTTGGCAGAAAACATTTCCAATGACATCGCCAAGTATTGGAATCAGCGGTACTCGCTTTTCTCCCTTTTTGATAGTGGTATAAAGATGGATGAAGAGGGGTGGTTTTCAGTAACGCCAGAGCCCATTGCAAAGCATCATGCATCTCGTGTTGGTGCGGGCACATTGATTGACTGTTTCACAGGAGTAGGTGGAAATACCATCCAGTTTGCCACAAA GTGTAAGCATGTTGTTGCTGTTGACATTGACCCGCAGAAGATTGATTGTGCACAGCATAATGCAACTGTTTATGGAGTAAATGATCATATAGACTTCATTATAGGAGATTTTATCCATATAGCACCTCATCTGAAG GGAGAAACTGTCTTCATGTCACCTCCATGGGGTGGACCGGACTATGCAAAAGTAGATGTTTATGACATCAAAACCATGCTCAAGCCTTGTGATGG GTACCATCTCTTCAAAGTTGCCACGGCGATCGCTTCGAGAGTAGTCATGTTCCTTCCTCGCAACAGCGACCTAGACCAGCTGGCGGACATGTGCTTGTCGGTCGATCCTCCATGGGCTGTTGAG GTGGAGAAGAATTACCTCAACGGGAAGCTGAAAGCCATAACAGCCTACTTTGAGGAACAGGGCAGCGTAGACGAAAACTGCATTTTTCGTGAACAACGCCGATGA